CTGTGATCATCGATGGAAAGATTGGCTTTACTGGTGGATTGAACGTCGGCGACGAATACATTGGAAAAGATCCAACTTTTGGCCCATGGCGCGATACAAATGTCCGCATTTCCGGGCCCGTTGTACTTCAGCTACAGCTTACATTTGCTGAGGACTGGCATTGGGTGACGGATGAGCCACTGTTAGAACTCTTAAATTGGACTGCTCATATTTCGAGCCAGGATTTGGCTGCATTAGTCATCGCGACTGGACCCGGAGATAATACTACAGAAACAGGTTCCATGATGTATTTCTCAGCAATTTCAGCCGCTAAGCACAGGGTCTGGATCGGTTCTCCGTATTTTGTCCCTGACCTGGATGTGGTTGCAGCCCTGAAACATGCTGCGTTAAAAGGCATTGATGTCCGCATCCTGTTGCCTGACATCATTGACCATTATGCACCATGGTTGGCTGCCTATTCCTATTTTGACGACCTACGTGCAGCCGGGGTTAGAATTTTTCGCTACAAACCTGGCTTCATGCATCAAAAGGTCATCCTTGTTGATGAAACTTTTGCAGGTATTGGAACCACCAATTTGGATAATCGCTCATTTCGTCTAAATTTCGAAGCCATGGCGTTTTTCTTCGATATCATGGTCGCACAGCAGGTTTCAGAAATGCTGAAAATTGATTTTTCTCGGTCTGATGAAATCACTAAGGGACTGGAGCAGCAAAAATTGCTCATTCGGCTGGCTGCTCCAGTCGCGCGCCTGTTTGCCCCAGTACTTTAGATATCCCCATCAACTTTATTATCAACAACAAAAATATGCCCAATCGCTCCAACAAGGAAAGCGGTACTTATACCAAATCCCAACAAGCCCGTGACGGCCGAAAAAGCAGCAAAAATTCGCATCGCAGGACCAAGGATCACGTCCCCATAACCTAACGTCGTGTAGGTCACCAAGGAGAAATAAACTGCGGTATTCCAATCAGGTAGCGCGCCAGAAAGTACGAAACCGGA
This portion of the Parasedimentitalea marina genome encodes:
- the cls gene encoding cardiolipin synthase; protein product: MLSITLSSLFILTMWTAAGLSALSAARTARTPQGAMGWVVFLLALPIVALPAYMFFGHHRFKNYRAARLQSERAVQGIKTFAQNYSVAPEQMAINPNPFESVAGLPICRGNGFDLLIDGEAAFRSIFQAIDEAHDYVLVQFYIVRDDVLGRRLRDHMIAAAQRGVAVWFMTDAVGSHALPHSYSLGLQAAGVNLVDPGTRRGPKHRFLLNFRNHRKTVIIDGKIGFTGGLNVGDEYIGKDPTFGPWRDTNVRISGPVVLQLQLTFAEDWHWVTDEPLLELLNWTAHISSQDLAALVIATGPGDNTTETGSMMYFSAISAAKHRVWIGSPYFVPDLDVVAALKHAALKGIDVRILLPDIIDHYAPWLAAYSYFDDLRAAGVRIFRYKPGFMHQKVILVDETFAGIGTTNLDNRSFRLNFEAMAFFFDIMVAQQVSEMLKIDFSRSDEITKGLEQQKLLIRLAAPVARLFAPVL
- a CDS encoding potassium channel family protein, yielding MSLLQQLLWGSLVLILCLILETAILLLCAKTLKRLVKRFGAIVRPRHTTSFIFVALSYVIFAHTLQVWIWSSGFVLSGALPDWNTAVYFSLVTYTTLGYGDVILGPAMRIFAAFSAVTGLLGFGISTAFLVGAIGHIFVVDNKVDGDI